GTTAATAATCTGTTTTAGGGATCTGATTAGTATAACATTCTTTTTAGACGAGGATTGAAAACCTGTTTGGTTTTAAACTCTGACTTCTAATATTTGTTATAGtgaaatcaattaataatattgtccTCCAATTTTAGAAACacctatgtaaaaattaaattatatttaatttgaatatacaCTGTATTGTATTCAGTGAGTTTTTAACAATCTCTGGATGAGTTTTAAAGAAAGTTCTGGAGTGCTCGCAATTGCTCAGGAGTGCCTTTGCCATATCTTGGAGATGACATGatattattcaatattcaatataaaacctACAACTACCACAGTGCAGGTTTTTTGTTCagtattaactaataaatattggtacttgtgtgttttatatatactatacCATCTAATTGAGTTACACTAAGTTAAAGTAGGCAATTAGAATATGACAACATGCTTAATCTAATGTTTTAGGGGGAAGGTATGTTTCGAATGACCAACAAAtgttaagtataatattttaaatagaagacTCATTAACATTTGCACagatatgaaattaataattagtaattcatTGCAGATTTTTCTTAgaagttaaaacttttttaacaagttttatcaatattatgGTTTAGCACTTTGATATTTACCATAAGACTATTTTTGAGGATAGGAGGTGCAATATACAAATatcacaatataaattataaatgaacagAAACTCTACaaggatttttaaaatatgtaatagacTTTTTACACTGAGTACAAAAAATGAAATGTCTAGTTACTCATCAAACTTGTACCTTATcctttatttttgtaactaaatttgTTGCTTTTTTGCGAGTACTGCTGTATACGTCACTCACTTTGTTTTTCAGCTTTTCCCAAAAAGTGGGTTCTTTTTTACTTTCGGGTTGATTAGAGTCAAGTTCACcaacgttaatttttttttccaaaatattctcTTTTACTAAGACATTTTGTCTTTCAATTCCATCATTATTAATAACACTCGGATCAGATTGTCCGATTGTTACATCCCCAAATGGAACTGCAGGTAAGTCAGCAGTCTTCCTTTCTGTAGAAAAGCTATGAGATAAACTTTCAGAAtcatttaactgtaaatttaattgttttttccaaTTCATCAACTTTTATATTTAGGAAATCATAAGGATCTTGATTCCGAGGAAACAAATCAGCAGGTCTTTCTGTTGAATGATTACTAAATTGTAAACTATCTTGCGGAAGTTGCACAAATTCATGATTAGGAATCTGTTGTTGTTGTGAAACAAGCTCTATTTCACTCTGTTGGCCCAAATCCTCGTGTTGTACTTGAGTATATTTGTTAGgaatttgttgttgttgtgagCCAAATTCCAATTCACTTTGTTGACCCAAATCCTCCTGTTGTACTTGAGTATACTTGTCTGgaatttgttgttgttgtgagCCAAATTCCAATTCACTTTGTTGACCCAAATCCTCCTGTTGAACTTGAGTATACTTGTCTGgaatttgttgttgttgtgagCCAAATTCCAATTCACTATGTTGACCCAAATCCTCCTGTTGAACTTGAGTATACTTGTCGGgaatttgttgttgttgtgagCCAAATTCTAATTCACTTTGTTGACCCAAATCCTCCTGTTGAACTTGAGTATACTTGTCGGGAATTTGTTGTTGCTGTGAGCCAAATTCTAATTCACTTTGTTGACCCAAATCCTCCTGTTGAACTTGAGTATACTTGTCGGGAAATTTGTTGTTGCTGTGAGCCAAATTCTAATTCACTTTGTTGACCCAAATCCTCCTGTTGAACTTGAGTATACTTGTCGGGAAATTGTTGTTGCTGTGAACCAAATTCTAATTCACTTTGTTGACCCAAATCCTCCTGTTGAACTTGAGTATACTTGTCGGGAAATTGTTGTTGCTGTGAGCCAAATTCTAATTCACTTTGTTGACCCAAATCCTCCTGTTGAACTTGAGTATACTTGTCGGgaatttgttgttgttgtgagCCAAATTCTAATTCACTTTGTTGACCCAAATCCTCCTGTTGAACTTGAGTATACTTGTCGGGAAATTGTTGTTGCTGTGAGCCAAATTCTAATTCACTTTGTTGACCCAAATCCTCCTGTTGAACTTGAGTATACTTGTCGGGAAATTGTTGTTGCTGTGAACCAAACTCCAATTCACTTTGTTGACCCAAATCCTCCTGTTGAACTTGAGTATACTTGTCGGGAAATTGTTGTTGCTGTGAACCAAATTCTAATTCACTTTGTTGACCCAAATCCTCCTGTTGAACTTGAGTATACTTGTCGGgaatttgttgttgttgtgagCCAAATTCTAATTCACTTTGTTGACCCAAATCCTCCTGTTGAACTTGAGTATACTTGTCGGGAAATTGTTGTTGCTGTGAGCCAAATTCTAATTCACTTTGTTGACCCAAATCCTCCTGTTGAACTTGAGTATACTTGTCGGGAAATTGTTGTTGCTGTGAGCCAAATTCTAATTCACTTTGTTGACCCAAATCCTCCTGTTGAACTTGAGTATACTTGTCGGGAAATTGTTGTTGCTGTGAGCCAAATTCTAATTCACTTTGTTGACCCAAATCCTCCTGTTGAACTTGAGTATACTTGTCGGgaaatttgttgttgttgtgagCCAAATTCTAATTCACTTTGTTGACCCAAATCCTCCTGTTGAACTTGAGTATACTTGTCGGGAAATTGTTGTTGCTGTGAACCAAACTCCAATTCACTTTGTTGACCCAAATCCTCCTGTTGAACTTGAGTATACTTGTCGGGAAATTGTTGTTGCTGTGAGCCAAATTCTAATTCACTTTGTTGACCCAAATCCTCCTGTTGAACTTGAGTATACTTGTCGGGAAATTGTTGTTGCTGTGAGCCAAATTCTAATTCACTTTGTTGACCCAAATCCTCCTGTTGAACTTGAGTATACTTGTCGGGAAATTGTTGTTGTTGTGAGCCAAATTCTAATTCACTTTGTTGACCCAAATCCTCCTGTTGAACTTGAGTATACTTGTCGGGAAATTGTTGTTGCTGTGAACCAAACTCCAATTCACTTTGTTGACCCAAATCCTCCTGTTGAACTTGAGTATACTTGTCGGGAAATTGTTGTTGCTGTGAGCCAAATTCTAATTCACTTTGTTGACCCAAATCCTCCTGTTGAACTTGAGTATACTTGTCGGGAAATTGTTGTTGCTGTGAACCAAATTCCAATTCACTTTGTTGACCCAAATCCTCCTGTTGAACTTGAGTATACTTGTCGGgaatttgttgttgttgtgagCCAAATTCTAATTCACTTTGTTGACCCAAATCCTCCTGTTGAACTTGAGTATACTTGTCGGGAAATTGTTGTTGCTGTGAGCCAAATTCTAATTCACTTTGTTGACCCAAATCCTCCTGTTGAACTTGAGTATACTTGTCGGGAAATTGTTGTTGTTGTGAGCCAAATTCTAATTCACTTTGTTGACCCAAATCCTCCTGTTGAACTTGAGTATACTTGTCGGGAAATTGTTGTTGCTGTGAACCAAACTCCAATTCACTTTGTTGACCCAAATCCTCCTGTTGAACTTGAGTATACTTGTCGGgaaatttgttgttgttgtgagCCAAATTCTAATTCACTTTGTTGACCCAAATCCTCCTGTTGAACTTGAGTATACTTGTCGGGAAATTGTTGTTGCTGTGAGCCAAATTCTAATTCACTTTGTTGACCCAAATCCTCCTGTTGAACTTGAGTATACTTGTCGGGAAATTGTTGTTGCTGTGAGCCAAATTCTAATTCACTTTGTTGACCCAAATCCTCCTGTTGAACTTGAGTATACTTGTCGGGAAATTGTTGTTGTTGTGAGCCAAATTCTAATTCACTTTGTTGACCCAAATCCTCCTGTTGAACTTGAGTATACTTGTCGGGAAATTGTTGTTGCTGTGAGCCAAATTCTAATTCACTTTGTTGACCCAAATCCTCCTGTTGAACTTGAGTATACTTGTCGGGAATTGTTGTTGTTGTGAGCCAAATTCTAATTCACTTTGTTGACCCAAATCCTCCTGTTGAACTTGAGTATACTTGTCGGGAAATTGTTGTTGCTGTGAACCAAATTCTAATTCACTTTGTTGACCCAAATCCTCCTGTTGAACTTGAGTATACTTGTCGGgaaatttgttgttgttgtgagCCAAATTCTAATTCACTTTGTTGACCCAAATCCTCCTGTTGAACTTGAGTATACTTGTCGGGAAATTGTTGTTGCTGTGAGCCAAATTCTAATTCACTTTGTTGACCCAAATCCTCCTGTTGAACTTGAGTATACTTGTCGGGAAATTGTTGTTGCTGTGAGCCAAATTCTAATTCACTTTGTTGACCCAAATCCTCCTGTTGAACTTGAGTATACTTGTCGGGAAATTGTTGTTGCTGTGAACCAAACTCCAATTCACTTTGTTGACCCAAATCCTCCTGTTGAACTTGAGTATACTTGTCGGgaatttgttgttgttgtgagCCAAATTCTAATTCACTTTGTTGACCCAAATCCTCCTGTTGAACTTGAGTATACTTGTCGGGAAATTGTTGTTGCTGTGAGCCAAATTCTAATTCACTTTGTTGACCCAAATCCTCCTGTTGAACTTGAATATACTTGTCGGGAATTTGTTGTTGTGAGCCAAATTCTAATTCACTTTGTTGACCCAAATCCTCCTGTTGAACTTGAGTATACTTGTCGGGAAATTGTTGTTGCTGTGAACCAAATTCTAATTCACTTTGTTGTCCCAAATCCTCTTGTTGAACTTGTGTATATTTGTCGGGAAATTGTTGTTGTTGTGAGCCAAATTCCAATTCACTTTGTTGACCCAAATCCTCCTGTTGAACTTGAGTATACTTGTCGGgaatttgttgttgttgtgagCCAAATTCTAATTCACTTTGTTGACCCAAATCCTCCAGTTGAACTTGAGTATACTTGTCGGGAAATTGTTGTTGCTGTGAACCAAAATCCAATTCACCCTGTTGACCAAATTCCTCCTGTTGTACTTGAGTATACTTGTCGGGAATTTGTTGTTGCTGTGAACCAAATTCCAATTCATCTTGTTGACTGAAATCCTCCTGTTGTATTTGAGTGTACCTGTCAGGAATTTGTTGTTGCTGCGAACCAAAATCCAATTCACCTTGTTGACCAAATTCCTCCTGTTGTACTTGAGTATACTTGTCTGGAATCTGTTGTTGCTGTGAGCCAAATTCCAATTCACTTTGTTGACCCAAATCCTCCTGTTGTATTTGAGTGTACTTGTCAGGAATTTGTTGTTGCTGTGAACCTAAATCCAATTCACCCTGTTGACCAAATTCCTCCTGTTGTACTTGAGTATACTTGTCGGGAATTTGTTGTTGCTGTGAACCAAATTCCAATTCATCGTGTTGACCAAAATCCTCTTGTTGTATTTGAGTATACTTGCCAGGAATTGGTTGCTGTGTACCAAATTCTAATTCACTTTGTTGGCCCAAATCCTCTTGTTGCACTTGAGTATACTTGTCTGGTATTTCTTGTTGCTGTAGACCTACCTGCTGATTTTGATGATGGTGGTATACCCAAGATGGAGGTATGTTGGATATTTGTAGTTGGTTTCGATGATATGGGTATGATTGTACATTACTGACGGTGATGATTATCATGACCAACCAGCATAGATCTGCAGCATtcctgtaaataattaatacaagtatTAATTAGGTTggtttttatacattcaaaacaaATGATATAGCAAATAACATTGAgttcaataacttaaaaatatctcTGCACCTTAAACCATTTTCCTCCTTATTTTGTAGTTGCAATGATTTTTAAGATGTCTTGGTTTAAAATGTGATTATCAAAATGCCCTTAGTCTTTGTAATATgagtattagtttattttatgtatgaacaAGGTTCCTTAAGCATACTTTTCTCagttaattgtaacaaaaataattgtttttactttcgGTATGAATAGAATTTATGGAATTAGAAGTAGGTATTTAAGTTTTACCCCATATTCTCCCAAGTTAAAGTTTATTCccaaaaccatatggaatgtttTCCAttgtaatgaaaaagttatttagGGACCTCTAGTTCTACTTTGTAGATTCATGTTCAGGAAAGGAAAGTCTTATTTTGGTCCCTGAAAGTTTCCATGAAGCTTAATATAGGTTCAGGacttttcttttgattttatCATATCTAAAGGGCAGAAAAAGATGATTATATGAgaggaaaagaataataattaatgagaTGGTggtatcatttttattaattcaactcCACTCTTGGAGTGATACTGTGCAGCTCCCATAGTTCTGTGGTGGCCCTGGTAGTAATTAGCAGGATGAGATATGAGACTGAAGTACATCTGTACTCTGAGATGAATAGAGTGTGAGAACTGGTCAGCACATTGATAAGATGTTGTTAATTGTATCTAAACTATACTTCTGGTATAGAGTCAACCTCGAGAACCAGATATTGGTATTTTCCACTTTGGTGGTGTGCAAACCGTGTAACACAAGAACTCCACACGGGTGTTTGTCTATTTTGCAAACCGTATGGTGTTCCTAATCACTGTCATACAACTACTCTTCAGTTCAATATTTACGTAAGCCACTTTACACcatttgttgtttttcaaattaaaattgctCAAAAAGGGTGTAAAAGAGCACTAAATCGAATATAAATGTGAGAAAGcccaaaaaataaagaaaatactgtTAAAACGCAAAATAATTCACAAGTAAGGGAATTTATATACTAGAGACCTCAAATAATCTAATTTTTCCTTTCAAACCTATTTTACCAGGAGCTATTACATTgctattcagaaaaataaaaaaaaatcttaccTAACCTACTATGTCACTATCACACCTATCCGAGGACCAACCAGCTTACTTGAgaactgtagcgtttttaaagctacattggttgatttgttattaaaacttaaattaaatgaaaattttgggaaagaaatattgggatttaattttaattagattgtgaaaagttaggataaatacgaatatgtaatcctttggcaagttagttatggtaactttaaattattaggaaggcggttcactgccttgaattgatcagaacatgtcttgtgtactgcagttacgtcagatctgagagggctattgttctcaagttggatacggctgggccaatgagagaacgccgcggatgtccattAGAAGGGggggaaggggaactataaaaaccgccagctcataattttcgccccttcttttggtaattattgtgaattaagttgatgattttttttccgcgagggattttgaggtaaagcaccaaatttattgtacattgtatTGAAACAGTCTTCCAGatctgttattaaattaattttgttctcttttttataggaaaaattaaatttatagaaactacagagcaatatgcataactgattcttgatgaacaataatgCACAATAGAATCGAACAAGTTAcgtacatttggttcaaacttgcaagaaaagtgaattaaaattgaactttgttaataactttgattgaattttggaaatttagtattttattaatatttaatttgaactgttttattgtgaattaataattggaaataaattgaactttaataattgtttgagagagttgtacctgaattgcaaagacttgaaagttaaggtacaactagtagAAAGAGAAGTTtagatttttgaatttttcagtgaaattagaagtgaacatttttattttagttatttccaagtggtatttgatttttatttgataactttattattttatttcagaagagagctccagtttttagtttgatatatttgactgatatttttatttcttgccaaagaaccttttaaaattactaaacggtttgtcaattctttgtggaaaatagagtgataaaaattctgaaacattgaacttattaatttgtcagtttaaaataaatccattatttttatttagaactgtgatttttatttaagacaaaccagataatatttaatagttaaaaatctagtaataaattttactgaacatTCACTCAGAgcttattaatcataaaatattttatatcgtcttggatgtttgaacattaatatctacaatccaagtcgttataagaATTGAACACCCTACGCAAAGGTGACCTGCCTACCCGAGGACCAACTTTACTGTCCTACCCTGGGGTTTACCCCCCTAAAATAAACATAGCTAAAATGTCCTGACTGAAGATGAATTCATACTCAGAAGTATCCTACATATGCTCAGACCTACCTTTCCCATGTAAACCAATTTTGTATATGAGTAATTTATGTCTAGAGAGTTTCAAATGATAGAGTAGTACACAACCAGTAGTACACAACAAAATCCACCCTTGTAGATATGTTAAAAATAGCAGagtaatgcaaatttaaattatccttAGATGCAGTTGGCTGCCCTGTTCCCTCCACTCAAATTCCATGccctttttttatatattttgtataaagtttacttctatttaaaaaaaatttatttatatttccaaagcaGTATCAGTATGCCATGTTTAGGGCATAATAGGATCTGATGATTGTCCATTCAGTAGTAGAGTTATAACACTATGTAAGATCATAAacacaataaactttaaaacatattacactGAGCACTGTGTGCAAGCTTAGGCCTATACAAAGCATGTCCACAAAGTTTTGTCACTCCCACCAAACTGATGAATActttgattttaactttttttacaagCCCGTCTTATCCGCAGCCAAatgttattgttgtgtttaggctgacaaattctaataaaatatatacaagccTTCTCAGATAAGATAACAGATTCTTTCCTGTCATGTCTTTACCCTGTTCAAAACCATGACATCTTGcaacataagtttaaaaatactcaGAGTGAATTGGCGGATAAACTGTATAATATAGATAGAAATACATCATATTTGTACCTGCATTTGCACGTGTAAAAGCTAAAATCTTTTTACTATCATTGCAATAATAATTGTCTCTTAAACACTATCATAACAAAATCATACTCTTTtgaaatcataacattttaaaacagtaagagataggaaaaaaagttaaatacaaaaaatgtttgttttaaaaagaccttttattttatataaaatttattatatgttgctgtTTAAGAATTTTGAttgttaggattttttgtattcttaaattttgaatatttttgaaatttagaaaatccagtgaaaaatgcccgaaccacatatttaattaaaaaataggtcaatagcaagttaggaaaaacaatctggagctgttccgtattgtaggtagggtaacacggtactttattttaaagtcctatttcaaaacgttttggtacatcctgtacatacggttaaagataattaacttttctttgcaccaaaatgttcggtgtaattagacctttaaattgatgtatcacacaaCCCATGTTTACAtctgaaaattccccaaaaagcacccctaccccccaaattgggccctttaggggcatttttcaaaattgaaaataattttaatggattCGGAGATgtcaaattatggagaaaagagatagaaaaagtgtggaagtcagttattaagacagctgtaaatactgcacgggtggtcagactcaccctgtatattgtttcATACTACGTAAATTAAGTTCCTtttcctatatttttataaaatgttatagtgATACAAacattatagataaataaaacacatatgaaCATGAGGTAAGATACAATGGTTAgggtaaaataaaatctatttaatagcCTTCATGTGGGTCATGATGACAGTTGACTCAACCCACATGTCACTAAGTATAATGTTCCCAGTAAAGGTAGTAACAGTAGTATGTCCCATTAGACCTGTACTGTACAGTGAACGTGGAACCGACTTTAGTAAACTTTTCAGTATGGCTTGCCTTGGAGCCAGCTAGGTTGTTGAGACAGTAAAATTTGGATTATCCACGAATTTGAGATCATCTAGTGAACTTTCCAGTATGGCTTGCATTGGGGCCAGGTTAGTGTTGAGACAATAACATTTGGATTCTCGATGAATTTGATATCATCCAGTGTACTTTTCAGTATGGGTTGCATTGGGGCCAGGTAAGCCTTGTTCTTCATATCtgttaaatgtaaagaaatgagacttgaattaagctaaatattttcaatgaaaaaagataaatatgtgttaatttatatGTCCTCTGGAAGATTATAAAATCATTCTATTATgtatttacacattattattacCCATTATTGACACCCATTATTGACTTACCCATTATTGACTTTTTCCTATATTGACAAAATGGagtttcatgatttttttaatatttcaaaagtcaaCACCAATGAATATCTCTGATAATAGCCATGCATTTTAGAAGTAAATGTACATCCAAATCTATTTcccaaataagaaaattaaactgttcaaaattttatatgatttttatatatatataatctagcTGATACCTTGTGGCattgcagtttttaaaatttatagcctACTTAgttaaagcacttatgatgtaatacaaaggtgtcctatgtattttataaacttaagtacatca
The Homalodisca vitripennis isolate AUS2020 chromosome 4, UT_GWSS_2.1, whole genome shotgun sequence DNA segment above includes these coding regions:
- the LOC124360660 gene encoding transcription factor SPT20 homolog, which translates into the protein MNAADLCWLVMIIITVSNVQSYPYHRNQLQISNIPPSWVYHHHQNQQVGLQQQEIPDKYTQVQQEDLGQQSELEFGTQQPIPGKYTQIQQEDFGQHDELEFGSQQQQIPDKYTQVQQEEFGQQGELDLGSQQQQIPDKYTQIQQEDLGQQSELEFGSQQQQIPDKYTQVQQEEFGQQGELDFGSQQQQIPDRYTQIQQEDFSQQDELEFGSQQQQIPDKYTQVQQEEFGQQGELDFGSQQQQFPDKYTQVQLEDLGQQSELEFGSQQQQIPDKYTQVQQEDLGQQSELEFGSQQQQFPDKYTQVQQEDLGQQSELEFGSQQQQFPDKYTQVQQEDLGQQSELEFGSQQQIPDKYIQVQQEDLGQQSELEFGSQQQQFPDKYTQVQQEDLGQQSELEFGSQQQQIPDKYTQVQQEDLGQQSELEFGSQQQQFPDKYTQVQQEDLGQQSELEFGSQQQQFPDKYTQVQQEDLGQQSELEFGSQQQQFPDKYTQVQQEDLGQQSELEFGSQQQQISRQVYSSSTGGFGSTK